One window from the genome of Musa acuminata AAA Group cultivar baxijiao chromosome BXJ1-4, Cavendish_Baxijiao_AAA, whole genome shotgun sequence encodes:
- the LOC103976247 gene encoding transcription repressor OFP8 gives MSTSATRKRSSSGTFLGLGCGCKDSKSVSVSVSSSSVDAKSVTPAPLTRRARELSSADTMTLSSPSTFSYGEEEVKMESSASTPSLFGLLRQLNELEQDVTSWGRCTLPSPAHIKEGEKKRLHQRSGSEGGGRKVEESVAVVKETKDPLGEFRRSMLQMIIDKEIVDGEELRELLRRFLALNSPRHHDTILRAFAEIWEEVFAGYETTPDLLHHRNRTRLPVPRHL, from the coding sequence ATGAGTACGAGTGCCACGCGGAAGAGGAGCAGCAGCGGCACCTTTCTGGGCCTCGGCTGCGGCTGCAAGGACTCCAAATCGGTGTCAGTGTCGGTGTCGTCGAGCTCCGTCGATGCGAAATCCGTGACACCGGCGCCATTGACGCGGAGGGCCAGGGAGCTGTCGTCCGCGGACACCATGACCTTGTCCTCCCCCTCCACCTTCTCCTACGGGGAGGAGGAGGTGAAGATGGAGAGCTCCGCTAGCACGCCCAGCCTCTTCGGTCTCCTGCGCCAGCTGAACGAGCTGGAGCAGGACGTGACTTCGTGGGGACGGTGCACTCTCCCATCCCCCGCTCATATCAAagaaggggagaagaagagaTTGCATCAGCGAAGCGGCAGTGAAGGAGGAGGGCGGAAAGTGGAGGAGAGCGTGGCGGTGGTGAAGGAGACGAAGGACCCACTGGGAGAGTTCCGGAGATCAATGCTTCAGATGATCATCGATAAGGAGATCGTCGATGGCGAGGAGCTACGGGAGCTGCTCCGCCGCTTTCTTGCTCTCAACTCACCACGCCACCATGACACAATTCTCCGAGCATTCGCCGAGATCTGGGAAGAAGTATTCGCCGGCTACGAGACCACTCCCGACCTTCTTCACCACCGCAACCGTACCAGACTTCCCGTTCCTCGGCACTTGTAA
- the LOC135672536 gene encoding probable lysophospholipase BODYGUARD 3, producing the protein MVIAARVINDVLSLVVFTLLDLLDVFLCLVYKLADYALEAEWKPCYCSSARDMILVAERSGSKVLSLTSSTKLQLDDISDTLYSRSSLVAEVSKTTVNELRKLKLFGHRGAVSTASARVRSSTATATTFTTNSTIIHLLQGKIGGHKPHAARSWIDCGCESCTRWSSPSGSRDTLFVHAEGPQDGKMAEEDVLFIHGFISSSAFWTETVFPNLSETTRSRYRLFAVDLLGFGKSPKPPDSLYTLREHVGMIERSVLDRFDVKSFHIVAHSLGSILALALAVKHPGAVKSLTLLSPPYFPVPKGEQRTQYVLRRVAPRRVWPLMAFGASVLCWYEHISRTVSLIMCKNHRRWELAFKFVTCNRIRTYLMDGFFCHTHNASWHTFHNIICGSAAKVDGYLDVVREQLSCDVIVFHGRDDELLPIDCSHAIQSKVPRARVRIVDDKDHITIVVGRQKAFARELEEIWNNASR; encoded by the exons ATGGTGATCGCCGCACGGGTCATAAACGATGTCCTGAGCCTCGTTGTGTTTACTCTGCTAGACTTGTTGGATGTGTTCCTCTGTTTGGTGTACAAGTTGGCTGATTACGCGCTGGAGGCCGAGTGGAAGCCCTGTTACTGCTCCTCCGCGCGAGATATGATCCTTGTCGCTGAAAGGAGTGGCTCAAAAGTCCTTTCGTTGACCTCCTCCACCAAGCTGCAACTAGACGATATCTCCGACACGCTCTACTCTCGGTCCTCGCTCGTTGCTGAGGTCTCGAAAACCACTGTCAATGAGCTCCGCAAGCTCAAGCTTTTCGGGCACCGCGGTGCGGTTTCTACAGCTTCTGCCCGCGTCCGGTCCTCCACGGCAACCGCCACCACCTTCACCACTAACTCCACCATCATTCACTTGCTCCAGGGCAAGATTGGCGGCCACAAGCCGCACGCCGCCCGGAGCTGGATCGACTGTGGCTGTGAAAGTTGCACTCGTTGGAGTTCCCCTTCCGGGTCGCGCGATACCCTGTTCGTCCATGCCGAAGGTCCACAAG ACGGGAAGATGGCGGAGGAGGATGTGCTGTTCATTCACGGATTCATATCGTCCTCGGCGTTCTGGACAGAGACGGTGTTTCCGAACTTGAGCGAGACTACAAGGTCGAGGTATCGCCTGTTCGCGGTGGACCTGCTGGGGTTCGGGAAGAGCCCAAAGCCGCCGGACTCCCTGTACACCTTGAGGGAGCACGTCGGCATGATCGAGCGGTCCGTCTTGGATCGCTTCGATGTCAAGTCCTTCCACATCGTGGCGCATTCTCTTGGGTCCATCCTCGCGCTGGCCCTGGCCGTCAAGCACCCCGGCGCCGTCAAGTCGCTCACTCTTCTTTCGCCG CCGTATTTTCCAGTGCCAAAAGGGGAGCAAAGGACGCAGTATGTGCTGCGGCGGGTGGCGCCACGGAGAGTGTGGCCGTTGATGGCTTTCGGGGCCTCGGTGCTGTGCTGGTACGAGCACATCAGTCGGACGGTGAGCCTCATCATGTGCAAGAACCACCGGCGGTGGGAGCTAGCCTTCAAGTTCGTCACCTGCAACAG GATTAGAACGTATTTGATGGATGGCTTCTTCTGCCACACCCACAACGCCTCATGGCATACCTTCCACAACATCATCTGTGGCAGCGCTGCCAAGGTCGATGGCTACCTCGACGTGGTGAGAGAGCAGCTCAGTTGCGACGTGATCGTCTTCCACGGAAGGGACGACGAGCTCCTGCCGATCGACTGCAGCCACGCCATCCAGTCGAAGGTCCCTCGAGCTCGTGTGAGGATTGTTGACGATAAGGATCACATAACCATCGTCGTCGGCCGGCAAAAAGCCTTTGCCAGAGAGCTCGAAGAGATTTGGAACAATGCTAGTCGCTGA